ATGGACAAACAGATAGACAGAGGTCCTGttttacaaattagaaaaaacagaTTCTTCCTAGCCAAGCTTCAAACCGTCAAGCATTTTGCATGTATCACAGGAATCAGAGGAAACTATAGCTAAAAATGTGAAGGAGCAGTGTGATCATGTACAACATTTATTCAATCTGCAAGGGAGGAGAAGAGCATTGGTATTGGCAAAATTGTTATTCACTCACATAGTTCTGCAACTGTTTCTGCTGGTGGTACTAGTGATGGTGCTGCTCGTGGTGGTATTGGTGGTGACAGTTGTGGTATCGTATTACAAAACAGGTCCAGGAAAACAGCAGGTAGACAGAAATAACTTGTTGGCATATTTTTGGCATACCCTGGGTTGGGTTTAGGCAGCAATGTTGTTGTACTGCACGAGGCATGTGAACTTTGTGAGTAAGGATGGGGACAGTGTTGGGGATAAAAAAGAAGGTACTGCACAGAAACATGTATTGGAAAGTTCAAAAAGTTTGCAGGTCTCTGCCTTGAAGCTACAGATACCTCTGACTCTTGCACAGCCCTGGGGGCTTTAAATCGTGGGGTTTAGTTTATTAAGTGCCCTCTGTATTGGCATTGTTTATTCTCCGTTCTGATTTTTTTCAACATCTTTCCCCAGCCAGCACTTAAAGACGCATCATCTGCTTATCTTGGAAAAACATTGGGCCCCTCAAATCCCACCTCATTCCTCTCATCCTCcaataatttttctaaaaatcaAATGTGGGAACTGGTATTTCTGATgcttcttctgctgcttctgctgTTGTTGCCCATGAGTGCCACTTATTATTAGGGCAGGAAATTTGTTCTATAAATGCCAACTGAATGCTCCCCTGAGCAAGCTATTAATGGTACACTTACTGATTAAACCTTGGTGAAAGACAATTTGGGTGAGAGAAGTCTTACTATGGGCAAGTTGCTTTCCAAACTGTGCACTGGCTATCCCCCTGCTACCGCTTAATTATCAATATTGTCACTAAAAATGGGACCAATAGTGTGGCTCTGCTGAACTTGGGTAAATTCACTTATGTTGCTGGCGCTAAATCTGGTGGTGAACAAATTCCTGAAAAACTACTGTGGCTTTCAAGATGTTTAGGTCAGAAAGGTCTGTGCCCCACTTCAGCAGTGCCTATGCGGCAAAAAATAATTCTCTTGTGGCCTTTCAGGAACAAAACAGTTTCACATTCcataaaataatatgtaacaCCCCTACCCACAATTGTTCAATCTTTCTGAAAGGAACAAAATCTGATATTATGAACATACAGTATACTGTGCAACCACCTGAGGAAAGCCTTTTCCTCTAAGGTGCCTTTTCACATCAGCAGACATCTTTCCCCACTGCATTGGTCCTCAGCCACTTCCAAATTTAGCAGCAGCACCACCAGCAGCATCATCGGGCAGTATAGGGCCTATTACAGCTTCTTGGATAGGATGGCCAATATTTCCAGCCATGGAGGCAGCATTTGGGTAGGGAGGTTAGATTACTTATGTATGGACTCCATGGATCATTGGGCCAAGAATGTGGATAGTTGGCCACCGTTGCTGACGTATGCTATCAAGGTGCTTTTCCAGAAGTTTTCAGCAAGGCAGAAGAAATTTTTGCTCCAGAACAGGCTATACTGTTCGGTACAATGTGGAGCAATTGCTGTCCATTAAACTGAACCAATGCTTGAATAGTGACCTGTTTGAGCTTCCTCCTCTTGATGGCATTGATAAATTGCAACAATACCACCAGCAACCATTCCAGCAGTACCACCACAACCACCAACACAATTAATGgtgtattgataaaaaaaatggattcaaaCTAGCCAAGGTTTCTAAAATTAGTTAACATTACAATATGaggaacattttattatcaacaatgggaaaaaaactattgtaatGTAAAGAAATCACTTTCAAAAGTGATGGATTCACACTGGCTATTGCTGTCAAATGTTTCTAAAATAGGTCGAAGGAATCTTTCCTAATAACCCCCCTTACAAACATAAGTATTTGAAACTTTatagcaaaaaaactaaattctaatCATCTGAATTTATGACTTCGAATTTTTGATCAGGATCATTAGACATTGGAAATTTATACTCCCGAGTACCTCTAGTGCCTAAAAGTACATAGATTTCTTTCAGTCACAAAATTTACTATGGAGATGTTCTATATGACAAGTAAGACTATGAGGGGATCATTTTGTGACTTCCCGCCCCATAACCACTATAAGATTCAGTGCAAGTAATATGACTAAAATGTAGTAGATATTTGGCCAAGGTTTACAGAGGCCAGTTTCTAATCAAGTGTCATTAGAGGCGAAAGGGTTGACTTTCCAACTATAAGAAGGCATTCATATGAATTGTCCCATATTATGCTTTTACTGAGAAAAGAGTAATTCaacacaatttattacattttgtttggaaTGGCACatcttgtttattaatgataCAGTAACATGTATCATTTCAATGTTCATGTAAcaatgcatgatttttttttaagtatatatgtTTCTAAATTGTTGTCTTGTTTTACATAAATGGATTTCCGTATTCATATCAAGTGGCAGGAAAAGATTACATTAACCTGTGTTTTCATTTGACCCGGGGAACATTTAGAGTGAAACAGGAACTCACCATAAGCAATGTAtgatataaaagtataatttctccAGTATTTCTAGATCATCAACCTTTATCCACACAGTTAAGTATGCTATTTCAGAATACTATTGTATCATTGTCTAAAAATATATAGATCTAAAAAGATTTTACCACAAATTAAATAACATCAAGAACATCTAAACTGTGGTTTTTTAGTATAAAATGGTAGACACAAATGAAACTTTAGTTACTGAATTTATTCTTTTAGGATTTTCTGgtactaaaaacataaaactacttttgtttggtatatttttctttatttatattatcactgtcactggaaatattgTAATTGTTACCATTGTTTATGTTGACCTACATTTGCATACacctatgtatttttatttaggtaacttgtcatttttggaaattttgtaCACAACGAATATTATTCCTAGGATGTTATTTAACATCATCACAGAAAATCATATTGTGTCTTTTTTAGAATGCATTGCccagttgtatttttttggttCTCTAGGTTCAACTGAATGCTTTCTTTTGGGAGTGATGGCCTATGACAGATATGTAGCCATTTGTAAACCCCTACATTATGCAACAATAATAAGTACTAAAACAAGTGTGCTAATGGCACTTTGCTCATGGTGTGCAGGATTTATCGCTACATTTGGAGCAATTATATTAGTCTCTCAGTTGCATTTTTGTGGACCTAATACAATTAAGCATTTTTTCTGCGATCTTCATCCAGTCTTGGAATTATCttgcaaaaatgcaaatacaatgaACACAGTAGCTTGGACATTAGCTTCTACAATTCTTCTGGGATCCTGCCTACTCACTCTTGCATCTTATATTCGGATCATGCTGACCATAATGCGAATCCCATCTAAAGATCGACAGAAGGCCTTCTCAACATGTACAGCACATCTTACTGTTGTTGTAATTTTTTACGGTGCTATGATTTCCATGTATGTCAGTCCAAAGTCTCCAAGCAATGTGGACTTTAATAAGTTTTCATCCCTTCTTTATACAGTAGTAACCCCATTTTTGAATCCCTTTATCTATTCTTTAAGAAACCAAGAAGTTAAGCAGGCCATTATAAAAGCAGTAATAAGACtgtgcatacattaaatataatatagaaaaataaatcacattataCAAGCTTTATTATTTTGATGTAAGTCATGGATATTTTATATCtgtagctttcaataaaataataacttgtgAACTTAAATGTTTGTCTGTTTTCCCAGTTTTAGTGTTACAACACTGTTTCCGTCTTTCCGTCGTtaattttaagtgttttatttgcaatttatttggATGGTTTCAAACTATCACTGCCTTTTGAAAACTAAAGATATagacatataacatatattaatatttattattattattattattacacagtatttatatagcgccatcatattacgcagcgctgtacacagtccatagacgtgtcactaactgtccctcaaacgagctcacaatccaatgtatTACCCCTTTGCAGCTGAATTTTGTTATCCAATAATTGAAATCTGATGTGGCTTGGGTTTAAAGTAGAACCTTACTGTAAACCTAATATCAACTTAAATTTATTTCACTACCTTGCATATATTCTTATactacttatttaaaaaaagtagtgGTGGTCTCTGTGAATGATTGATTTAAAACAATTGATGGTAATGTTCTGTTTTCTTAATCATCTGCTCGCGTTTAGCATAGAAAAGCAACAGCACACAGATGAGGTCATCCTCATGTTTCCTAAACTTCTTTCAAGTTAGCAAGCTTTTTATATGGTTACTGAATTACCTTTACCTAAGCCATTTTATTCTCTTAAGatcagtttattaaaatatgcTTTCTATCGGGCTCCCCgcgtaaaaaatgcaaaactggtTTTGTTTAATGTCTTAATATACAGCTGTATTTTGGATGGAGTTGGTCTTTAACAACACACACTAAAAGAGAAGAgacaagtaatatttttttttaaattgcattaccTTTGATATGCTTTTGTATTTCATAGCTAcaaacatgaatatttaaaacaaatttaatataatattctGAGATAGGAACtacttattatttaataaataaatattattatttattaaaaaggaccTTAACTTAGAGCTTAATAATCAACTGCTGTTAACTGCtgttttgctacttttttatttttttttaaaataattattgaccAGTGAAATGCAAAAGTAGATATGCACATTTAGAGATAAAATATGTGGTATTCTTTCATAACACTATACCACTGTATTCTTAACATCGTAATAGCTTTAGCTACATGTTAGAACTGTGTTTGTGTCATCATTAATATGGATTATAATAATTTATGGTTCACTGGTTTGTACATCTGAGAAATGCACTGTATTAACTTGCAAATGTAGACctgaacattcaataaaaaatacaaaatgttcttaCACAACTCTATATCAcggaacaataaaaacaataacttaAGGCAcattctatgtatgtatgtgttatcaTTAAATGTGgattataattatttttgcttCATTGATTTCAGaagttattatttgtaaatatctgaGACATGTACTATTTTAACTGACAGGTGGGattcttttgtattttaggaGAAAGTTAGCTTAAGAGTCCACTGGCCCCTTTCCACTTAAATATGTGGTTTGCTATAGTGGTATTTAAGGTTGGGGgtcatataaaatataagtaaacttttttttagactgCGAATCTAGGCACctaatatgtatacattatttgtTCTCTCTGATTCTTGTACAGTGAAGACAAGGGAAAACTAGTATGATGGAGGTaaaaaaatttgtctttttgAAGAAGCAACACAATTTTCCACAtgctgtaaaagtaaataaatgatgcTGAGCAAAACCACATAGATACATACGTCTTAGGACACCTACATATATGACAATGGCTTGGTCTACTTATGGTTTTAGTATGGTAAAGGCattttagttgaactaaaatttcGAATAATGTTAAACTGTATATTATTCTGGAATTTTTTGATACTATAAACTTCTAAAATGACTATCAACTATGTTACAATATAGGTAATACATGGTTATGTGGGTAATATAAAGGTAATA
This Pyxicephalus adspersus chromosome 6, UCB_Pads_2.0, whole genome shotgun sequence DNA region includes the following protein-coding sequences:
- the LOC140332723 gene encoding olfactory receptor 6F1-like; its protein translation is MVDTNETLVTEFILLGFSGTKNIKLLLFGIFFFIYIITVTGNIVIVTIVYVDLHLHTPMYFYLGNLSFLEILYTTNIIPRMLFNIITENHIVSFLECIAQLYFFGSLGSTECFLLGVMAYDRYVAICKPLHYATIISTKTSVLMALCSWCAGFIATFGAIILVSQLHFCGPNTIKHFFCDLHPVLELSCKNANTMNTVAWTLASTILLGSCLLTLASYIRIMLTIMRIPSKDRQKAFSTCTAHLTVVVIFYGAMISMYVSPKSPSNVDFNKFSSLLYTVVTPFLNPFIYSLRNQEVKQAIIKAVIRLCIH